Proteins from a single region of Sphingomonas swuensis:
- a CDS encoding SDR family oxidoreductase, whose amino-acid sequence MSRVAIVTGAGKRVGRVLAEGLLADGWTVVAHVRGEVDDVPPGSIRVVADLSADGMAGTIMAACPEPPSLLVNNAARFSPDSLEAFSADELGAHMMVNVAAPALLISAFAEVGAEGDRLVVNILDAKLAAPNPDFLSYTLSKSALATLTTLSAQALGGRGIRVNAIAPALMLLSEGQSDSNFAAMHAFNPLARGVTPEDVLRALRFLVDSPTMTGETLTLDSGQRFWRLPRDVQFLSRTPD is encoded by the coding sequence ATGAGCAGGGTCGCGATCGTCACCGGAGCCGGCAAGCGTGTTGGCCGCGTGCTCGCCGAAGGGCTGCTGGCGGACGGCTGGACCGTGGTCGCGCATGTCCGCGGCGAGGTTGACGACGTGCCGCCGGGAAGCATCCGCGTCGTCGCCGACCTTTCGGCAGATGGCATGGCCGGGACCATCATGGCCGCCTGTCCCGAGCCTCCCTCGCTGCTCGTCAACAATGCCGCCCGCTTCTCGCCCGACAGCCTCGAGGCCTTCTCGGCCGACGAACTTGGCGCCCACATGATGGTCAACGTCGCCGCCCCGGCGCTGCTGATCTCGGCCTTTGCCGAAGTCGGAGCGGAGGGCGACCGGCTGGTGGTCAACATCCTCGACGCCAAGCTGGCGGCGCCCAACCCCGACTTCCTCAGCTATACATTGTCCAAGAGCGCGCTCGCGACGCTGACCACGCTGAGCGCGCAGGCGCTTGGCGGCAGGGGCATCCGGGTCAATGCGATCGCGCCGGCGCTGATGCTGCTGTCCGAAGGGCAGAGCGATTCCAATTTCGCCGCGATGCACGCCTTCAATCCCCTGGCACGCGGAGTGACACCCGAGGACGTGCTGCGCGCGCTTCGCTTTCTGGTGGACTCGCCGACGATGACCGGCGAGACGCTCACCCTCGACAGCGGTCAGCGCTTCTGGCGCCTGCCGCGCGACGTGCAGTTTCTTTCCAGGACTCCCGACTAG
- a CDS encoding dihydroneopterin aldolase: MSDILPFTPRLDGLVPASLAVRSAKIHLDSLEVMTDIGFHEFEVGSPQRLLISVEVWLDAVDPPAADLAEGAWNYDHLRIEIERIAASRRFNLQETLAREVYDWVAARDGVKALRVATAKPDVYPNARGVGVEIASFSGTAP, from the coding sequence ATGAGCGACATTCTTCCCTTCACTCCGCGGCTGGATGGGCTGGTGCCTGCTTCGCTCGCGGTGCGATCGGCCAAGATCCACCTCGATTCCCTCGAGGTGATGACCGACATCGGCTTCCACGAATTCGAGGTCGGAAGCCCGCAGCGGCTGCTGATCAGCGTCGAGGTCTGGCTCGATGCGGTCGATCCGCCCGCTGCGGACCTCGCCGAGGGTGCGTGGAACTACGATCACCTGCGGATCGAGATCGAGCGAATCGCTGCGAGCCGGCGCTTCAACCTGCAGGAGACACTGGCCCGGGAAGTCTATGACTGGGTTGCTGCGCGGGACGGAGTGAAGGCATTGAGGGTGGCCACGGCCAAGCCCGATGTCTATCCGAACGCGCGGGGAGTGGGCGTTGAAATCGCCTCCTTTTCCGGCACGGCTCCGTAA